Proteins from a single region of Neodiprion virginianus isolate iyNeoVirg1 chromosome 4, iyNeoVirg1.1, whole genome shotgun sequence:
- the LOC124303796 gene encoding uncharacterized protein LOC124303796, translating into MGKGDKRSAAPRSDASTNLVGKFTQSVRRIVQDVKDEGTSSGQSKEEVIETNERLRTVRIRLDGSYDTAKRALVGLMCKYTDSKQVRNIFQRYKLLKSMVKDVIRLETQYWTLVDIPRQEKQETVPAFVLRACAIMEKTHKSGEGVKTSARLAEEAESKRERIERLENMTTAQIEAENTQMTNDLYRLLKKYSGLRNLIRVLKTEYNDSKMYPMFPRYTILKDLIKAIMHDPDYMEVCHEVDQA; encoded by the exons CCAGCACGAACTTGGTCGGGAAATTTACACAGAGCGTCAGAAGGATCGTCCAGGATGTCAAGGACGAGGGCACGTCCA GCGGTCAGAGCAAGGAGGAAGTCATTGAAACGAACGAGAGGCTGCGTACCGTGAGAATACGACTCGACGGAAGTTACGACACCGCGAAAAGGGCCCTGGTGGGACTCATGTGCAAATACACCGACAGCAAACAAGTCCGGAACATCTTCCAGCGCTACAAGCTCCTCAAGTCCATGGTCAAG GATGTAATTAGGCTCGAGACGCAGTACTGGACTCTGGTGGATATTCCTAGGCAGGAGAAACAGGAAACCGTACCAGCTTTCGTTCTCCGTGCCTGCGCGATTATGGAGAAAACCCACAAGAGTGGCGAAGGAGTTAAGACGTCGGCGAGACTTGCCGAGGAGGCGGAAAGCAAGAGAGAGCGGATTGAGCGACTTGAAA ATATGACTACGGCCCAGATAGAAGCCGAAAATACTCAGATGACCAACGACCTTTATAGATTGCTGAAGAAATATAGTGGATTGAGGAACCTTATACGAGTTCTCAAG ACCGAATACAACGACTCGAAGATGTACCCGATGTTTCCTAGGTACACGATCCTCAAGGACCTGATCAAAGCCATAATGCACGATCCAGACTACATGGAAGTTTGCCACGAGGTGGATCAAGCATAG